A window of the Megalopta genalis isolate 19385.01 chromosome 2, iyMegGena1_principal, whole genome shotgun sequence genome harbors these coding sequences:
- the sas gene encoding stranded at second isoform X4 — MRIQERCFLCAVAGLCLLAGTVAVAALDLQTQATDDGIDVTEVPGVKPLRVDAKNDTNDRKSEYPVKEQDSKTTIEPKKKPVDFKVKTDQKYQKPSKDDDSKRGESDDAGTTTMPWMTSTKSMEDIATRPMETMGITIPLLFHGEPIIPMKDESNGSTIMMESSGSENATEEMRTTEETTASRGRALNISAPEPTNSLHSNITDLSDVSMDDDDKDVEGGEYVAPHNETSMNISSTLLPITMCTDGNQTYSIGEKIIRGCEEKCICGEHGAVIDCKPLCTSPYAKANRGVEDPLCQEKLVNEEPCCAILVCAADSVSAAAPEPEESCVFGNETIMRGQRVEDGCTRVCVCEMGGVLKCQPRCPPNETTSATNQHDRCVVLTDPRDSCCTITLCDVTLGDHEIRPEVSGELTVNLTDVKVLNSTAIKLKLSAKNPQDVTIEISDKNHVWRQQKPDKDGIISNLEPARTYSVRVTEGTKAGPALQVVLPAEVIKTNISEKTGDKNTCSHRGKTYKMGAEWYDECISFCMCAENGMADCLTIECPTDFGLDVLDPHCLDWETVPPNFVAKPPNCCPQEVRCINNGSCSYEDKMYDNWSELPSNVTGCEKRCYCEMGNVSCQAACPPVAALPPATLPCPPYQAILTQLPGEDCCKEWTCNHRSGQQPGTNATAVFPGPLALDAFDRPSNKSGQKDSGVDAGSNHGLFHYPMDPGHPTIPYNGPYNPDYRPTHPSVEDVFHLHQPQVPEKPAKEKAKMKSDAKKPVEPIVKPVPHKDDYFPGPLAPDKFPDKSPPLPYPVEPPGHALPLPVNSNKLPKAGIPTDQPQFIPLSPHQNVGPGFAFVPAIGQNVPQNSLNPQLDPTGPPYRGPVLQDSLDPNVIVPLSPKKKTSDQEKTKVPPQGLPGRPKQGQRNPEQEILPEELYHLINLHHPGLVQLDRGPPDAHPGLYDIHQQIAGMDHNIPPGFPLPGGIPGFPVASSSDEVSVQMLEALDEKTVRLVFTVPQVLVGLHGRVELRYTNDKTNNDVSTWKSQVFAPPNDLIATPQLEFELGDLKPSTDYKVKITVKLKDLANSPTSKIYTVRTLEKRAEVVTLPPQIPIDAELKVTETNSTWINVMWKKFTEYELQFIDGVQLRYKQLDGKVYSGTPLIHRAVTNFVIENLKPATTYEVGIFFVPFPGQLTELVSEQTVHVTTSMEPDPYSFEVRVEIKTIKSTDVEVTWSGVPYPEDKYVNIYRAIYQSDSGKEDTSTFKIAKRDSHPKTVISDLKPGTRYRLWLEVYLTNGRIKKSNVQDFVTKPGVLLPATISQQAGKLASVPLHEGDYYGPLVVVAIVASLAILSTLILLMMLMKRRTSSKADISPRKTTSAYDNPSYKTCEDPVAMSNGRNKNLEHEMATINNSTVKESA; from the exons GAATCGACGTGACGGAAGTGCCGGGCGTGAAACCTCTCCGCGTCGACGCGAAAAACGACACCAACGATCGGAAGTCCGAGTACCCGGTCAAGGAACAGGATTCAAAGACCACGATCGAGCCCAAGAAGAAACCAGTGGACTTCAAAGTCAAAACCGATCAGAAGTACCAAAAACCTAGCAAAGACGACGACTCGAAGCGAGGCGAATCAGACGATGCTGGAACAACGACGATGCCTTGGATGACGTCGACGAAGTCCATGGAGGATATCGCTACGAGGCCAATGGAGACGATGGGAATCACGATTCCTTTGTTATTTCACGGTGAACCTATTATACCTATGAAGGATGAGTCGAATGGATCGACTATCATGATGGAATCTTCTGGTAGCGAGAATGCTACCGAGGAAATGAGAACCACTGAGGAGACTACAGCTTCTAGAGGGAGGGCGTTAAATATCTCTGCTCCGGAGCCTACTAACTCCTTGCACTCGAACATCACTGACCTTAGCGATGTTAGCATGGATGATGATGACAAAGATGTCGAAG GCGGAGAATACGTAGCTCCTCACAACGAGACCTCCATGAACATCTCCTCGACGCTGCTACCGATCACAATGTGCACCGACGGGAATCAGACGTATTCTATAGGCGAAAAGATCATCAGAGGTTGCGAGGAAAAGTGTATTTGCGGCGAGCACGGCGCGGTGATAGACTGCAAACCTCTTTGCACGTCGCCTTATGCCAAAGCCAACAGAGGTGTCGAGGATCCGCTGTGCCAGGAGAAGCTAGTTAACGAGGAACCTTGCTGCGCGATTCTGGTCTGTGCTGCTGACTCTG TTTCTGCCGCAGCACCAGAACCGGAGGAGAGCTGCGTCTTCGGGAACGAGACGATCATGCGAGGTCAAAGGGTCGAAGACGGCTGCACCAGAGTCTGCGTTTGCGAGATGGGCGGCGTCTTAAAATGTCAACCTAGGTGTCCTCCGAACGAGACCACGTCTGCGACCAACCAGCACGATCGTTGCGTCGTCCTCACCGATCCAAG AGACTCTTGCTGCACTATCACCCTCTGCGACGTGACCCTAGGCGACCATGAGATCAGACCAGAGGTCTCGGGCGAACTAACCGTCAATCTGACCGATGTCAAGGTCCTGAATTCCACGGCGATCAAGCTGAAACTCTCTGCGAAGAACCCGCAGGATGTTACCATTGAGATCTCTGACAAGAATCATGTCTGGAGGCAGCAGAAGCCCGACAAAG ACGGTATAATATCGAACCTAGAGCCAGCTCGAACGTACTCGGTTCGCGTGACCGAAGGGACCAAAGCCGGTCCGGCCCTGCAAGTCGTCCTCCCAGCGGAAGTGATTAAGACAAACATTTCTGAGAAGACTGGGGATAAGAACACCTGCAGTCACAGGGGAAAAACGTACAAAATGGGCGCGGAATGGTACGACGAGTGCATCTCGTTCTGCATGTGCGCCGAGAATGGTATGGCGGATTGTTTGACCATCGAATGTCCCACCGACTTCGGGCTCGACGTGCTGGACCCTCATTGTTTGGACTGGGAGACCGTTCCGCCGAACTTCGTCGCGAAACCGCCTAATTGCTGTCCTCAG GAAGTACGCTGCATCAATAACGGCTCGTGCAGTTACGAGGACAAAATGTACGACAACTGGAGCGAGCTGCCATCGAACGTAACCGGCTGCGAGAAGAGATGCTACTGCGAGATGGGCAACGTGTCCTGCCAGGCTGCCTGTCCACCTGTCGCAGCTCTGCCACCTGCTACGTTGCCCTGTCCACCGTATCAGGCCATTCTGACGCAGCTGCCCGGCGAAGACTGCTGCAAGGAATGGACCTGCAATCATCGGTCTGGTCAGCAGCCAG GAACGAACGCGACCGCCGTGTTCCCGGGCCCGTTGGCCTTGGACGCGTTCGATAGGCCGAGTAACAAGTCCGGCCAGAAAGACAGCGGCGTCGACGCCGGAAGCAACCACGGGCTGTTCCACTATCCGATGGACCCGGGCCACCCGACGATCCCGTACAACGGGCCCTACAACCCCGACTACAGGCCCACGCACCCCAGCGTCGAGGACGTGTTCCATTTGCACCAGCCGCAGGTGCCGGAAAAGCCGGCGAAAGAGAAGGCCAAGATGAAATCGGACGCGAAGAAGCCTGTGGAGCCGATCGTCAAGCCGGTCCCGCACAAGGACGACTATTTCCCGGGTCCGTTGGCGCCGGACAAGTTCCCGGACAAGTCGCCGCCGCTTCCATACCCCGTGGAGCCACCTGGCCACGCCCTGCCTCTGCCGGTGAATTCGAACAAATTGCCGAAAGCCGGGATTCCGACCGATCAGCCACAGTTCATTCCGTTGAGTCCGCACCAGAACGTAGGCCCGGGGTTCGCCTTCGTGCCCGCCATCGGCCAGAACGTGCCCCAGAACAGTCTGAACCCTCAACTGGACCCGACCGGGCCTCCGTATCGCGGCCCCGTTCTCCAGGACAGCTTGGACCCGAACGTGATCGTGCCTCTTAGCCCGAAGAAGAAGACCTCGGACCAAGAGAAAACCAAGGTCCCGCCGCAAGGTCTGCCCGGCAGGCCCAAGCAAGGCCAACGGAACCCCGAACAGGAGATCCTCCCCGAGGAGCTGTACCATCTGATCAATCTGCACCATCCGGGCCTGGTGCAGCTCGACCGCGGCCCGCCCGACGCCCACCCGGGTCTGTACGATATCCACCAGCAAATCGCAG GTATGGATCACAATATCCCACCAGGTTTCCCATTACCTGGCGGCATTCCTGGATTTCCAGTTGCGTCTTCGTCGGACGAGGTCTCCGTGCAAATGCTCGAAGCTCTCGATGAAAAAACCGTTCGCCTCGTCTTCACTGTGCCGCAAGTTCTGGTGGGACTTCATGGTCGCGTCGAGCTACGATACACCAACGATAAAAC GAACAACGACGTCTCCACCTGGAAGTCTCAGGTGTTCGCGCCGCCGAACGATCTGATCGCGACACCCCAGCTAGAATTCGAGTTAGGCGACCTGAAGCCGTCGACGGACTACAAGGTGAAGATCACGGTGAAGCTGAAGGACCTGGCCAACAGTCCCACCAGCAAGATCTACACCGTGAGAACCCTCGAGAAACGAGCAGAGGTAGTGACCTTGCCGCCGCAAATTCCGATCGACGCCGAGCTGAAAGTCACCGAAACGAACTCCACCTGGATCAACGTGATGTGGAAGAAGTTCACCGAGTACGAGCTACAGTTCATCGACGGCGTTCAGCTGCGTTACAAGCAGCTAGATGGCAAGGTCTACTCTGGCACACCTTTGATCCACAGGGCGGTCACCAACTTCGTGATCGAGAACCTGAAGCCAGCCACGACGTACGAGGTCGGCATCTTCTTCGTGCCGTTCCCGGGACAACTAACGGAGCTCGTCAGCGAGCAGACG GTCCATGTGACGACATCGATGGAACCGGACCCGTACTCGTTCGAGGTCAGGGTGGAGATCAAGACGATCAAGTCGACGGACGTGGAGGTGACCTGGAGCGGTGTGCCCTATCCAGAAGACAAGTACGTGAACATCTACAGGGCGATCTACCAAAGCGACAGTGGCAAAGAGGATACTAGCACGTTCAAAATCGCCAAACGGGATTCGCATCCGAAGACGGTGATCAGCGACCTGAAGCCGGGGACCAGGTACCGATTGTGGCTCGAGGTGTATCTGACCAACGGCAGGATAAAGAAAAGCAACGTGCAGGACTTCGTTACCAAGCCTGGCGTCCTTTTACCTGCCACGATCTCTCAGCAAG CAGGGAAATTGGCTTCGGTGCCTCTCCACGAAGGCGATTATTATGGTCCGCTGGTGGTCGTGGCGATCGTCGCGTCCCTCGCGATCCTCTCGACCTTGATACTGCTCATGATGCTGATGAAAAGGCGGACCAGCAGCAAAGCCGACATATCCCCACGTAAAACCACATCCGCCTACGACAATCCTTCCTACAAG ACTTGTGAGGATCCCGTGGCGATGTCCAACGGTAGGAACAAGAACCTAGAGCACGAGATGGCCACCATCAACAACAGCACCGTCAAGGAGTCCGCTTGA
- the sas gene encoding stranded at second isoform X1 has product MRIQERCFLCAVAGLCLLAGTVAVAALDLQTQATDDGIDVTEVPGVKPLRVDAKNDTNDRKSEYPVKEQDSKTTIEPKKKPVDFKVKTDQKYQKPSKDDDSKRGESDDAGTTTMPWMTSTKSMEDIATRPMETMGITIPLLFHGEPIIPMKDESNGSTIMMESSGSENATEEMRTTEETTASRGRALNISAPEPTNSLHSNITDLSDVSMDDDDKDVEGGEYVAPHNETSMNISSTLLPITMCTDGNQTYSIGEKIIRGCEEKCICGEHGAVIDCKPLCTSPYAKANRGVEDPLCQEKLVNEEPCCAILVCAADSVSAAAPEPEESCVFGNETIMRGQRVEDGCTRVCVCEMGGVLKCQPRCPPNETTSATNQHDRCVVLTDPRDSCCTITLCDVTLGDHEIRPEVSGELTVNLTDVKVLNSTAIKLKLSAKNPQDVTIEISDKNHVWRQQKPDKDGIISNLEPARTYSVRVTEGTKAGPALQVVLPAEVIKTNISEKTGDKNTCSHRGKTYKMGAEWYDECISFCMCAENGMADCLTIECPTDFGLDVLDPHCLDWETVPPNFVAKPPNCCPQEVRCINNGSCSYEDKMYDNWSELPSNVTGCEKRCYCEMGNVSCQAACPPVAALPPATLPCPPYQAILTQLPGEDCCKEWTCNHRSGQQPGTNATAVFPGPLALDAFDRPSNKSGQKDSGVDAGSNHGLFHYPMDPGHPTIPYNGPYNPDYRPTHPSVEDVFHLHQPQVPEKPAKEKAKMKSDAKKPVEPIVKPVPHKDDYFPGPLAPDKFPDKSPPLPYPVEPPGHALPLPVNSNKLPKAGIPTDQPQFIPLSPHQNVGPGFAFVPAIGQNVPQNSLNPQLDPTGPPYRGPVLQDSLDPNVIVPLSPKKKTSDQEKTKVPPQGLPGRPKQGQRNPEQEILPEELYHLINLHHPGLVQLDRGPPDAHPGLYDIHQQIAGQKQSNTNQIQPGYFAGPAAGPKKPAKPHVYTQTNENGETTYHIHTPDIPSTPQQIEELLAHIAEHDPNPGPFQHYPGQPAIPHNGPSGPQATLPVHLPHSGLTHLNHPFAAQSPNQSGMDHNIPPGFPLPGGIPGFPVASSSDEVSVQMLEALDEKTVRLVFTVPQVLVGLHGRVELRYTNDKTNNDVSTWKSQVFAPPNDLIATPQLEFELGDLKPSTDYKVKITVKLKDLANSPTSKIYTVRTLEKRAEVVTLPPQIPIDAELKVTETNSTWINVMWKKFTEYELQFIDGVQLRYKQLDGKVYSGTPLIHRAVTNFVIENLKPATTYEVGIFFVPFPGQLTELVSEQTVHVTTSMEPDPYSFEVRVEIKTIKSTDVEVTWSGVPYPEDKYVNIYRAIYQSDSGKEDTSTFKIAKRDSHPKTVISDLKPGTRYRLWLEVYLTNGRIKKSNVQDFVTKPGVLLPATISQQAGKLASVPLHEGDYYGPLVVVAIVASLAILSTLILLMMLMKRRTSSKADISPRKTTSAYDNPSYKTCEDPVAMSNGRNKNLEHEMATINNSTVKESA; this is encoded by the exons GAATCGACGTGACGGAAGTGCCGGGCGTGAAACCTCTCCGCGTCGACGCGAAAAACGACACCAACGATCGGAAGTCCGAGTACCCGGTCAAGGAACAGGATTCAAAGACCACGATCGAGCCCAAGAAGAAACCAGTGGACTTCAAAGTCAAAACCGATCAGAAGTACCAAAAACCTAGCAAAGACGACGACTCGAAGCGAGGCGAATCAGACGATGCTGGAACAACGACGATGCCTTGGATGACGTCGACGAAGTCCATGGAGGATATCGCTACGAGGCCAATGGAGACGATGGGAATCACGATTCCTTTGTTATTTCACGGTGAACCTATTATACCTATGAAGGATGAGTCGAATGGATCGACTATCATGATGGAATCTTCTGGTAGCGAGAATGCTACCGAGGAAATGAGAACCACTGAGGAGACTACAGCTTCTAGAGGGAGGGCGTTAAATATCTCTGCTCCGGAGCCTACTAACTCCTTGCACTCGAACATCACTGACCTTAGCGATGTTAGCATGGATGATGATGACAAAGATGTCGAAG GCGGAGAATACGTAGCTCCTCACAACGAGACCTCCATGAACATCTCCTCGACGCTGCTACCGATCACAATGTGCACCGACGGGAATCAGACGTATTCTATAGGCGAAAAGATCATCAGAGGTTGCGAGGAAAAGTGTATTTGCGGCGAGCACGGCGCGGTGATAGACTGCAAACCTCTTTGCACGTCGCCTTATGCCAAAGCCAACAGAGGTGTCGAGGATCCGCTGTGCCAGGAGAAGCTAGTTAACGAGGAACCTTGCTGCGCGATTCTGGTCTGTGCTGCTGACTCTG TTTCTGCCGCAGCACCAGAACCGGAGGAGAGCTGCGTCTTCGGGAACGAGACGATCATGCGAGGTCAAAGGGTCGAAGACGGCTGCACCAGAGTCTGCGTTTGCGAGATGGGCGGCGTCTTAAAATGTCAACCTAGGTGTCCTCCGAACGAGACCACGTCTGCGACCAACCAGCACGATCGTTGCGTCGTCCTCACCGATCCAAG AGACTCTTGCTGCACTATCACCCTCTGCGACGTGACCCTAGGCGACCATGAGATCAGACCAGAGGTCTCGGGCGAACTAACCGTCAATCTGACCGATGTCAAGGTCCTGAATTCCACGGCGATCAAGCTGAAACTCTCTGCGAAGAACCCGCAGGATGTTACCATTGAGATCTCTGACAAGAATCATGTCTGGAGGCAGCAGAAGCCCGACAAAG ACGGTATAATATCGAACCTAGAGCCAGCTCGAACGTACTCGGTTCGCGTGACCGAAGGGACCAAAGCCGGTCCGGCCCTGCAAGTCGTCCTCCCAGCGGAAGTGATTAAGACAAACATTTCTGAGAAGACTGGGGATAAGAACACCTGCAGTCACAGGGGAAAAACGTACAAAATGGGCGCGGAATGGTACGACGAGTGCATCTCGTTCTGCATGTGCGCCGAGAATGGTATGGCGGATTGTTTGACCATCGAATGTCCCACCGACTTCGGGCTCGACGTGCTGGACCCTCATTGTTTGGACTGGGAGACCGTTCCGCCGAACTTCGTCGCGAAACCGCCTAATTGCTGTCCTCAG GAAGTACGCTGCATCAATAACGGCTCGTGCAGTTACGAGGACAAAATGTACGACAACTGGAGCGAGCTGCCATCGAACGTAACCGGCTGCGAGAAGAGATGCTACTGCGAGATGGGCAACGTGTCCTGCCAGGCTGCCTGTCCACCTGTCGCAGCTCTGCCACCTGCTACGTTGCCCTGTCCACCGTATCAGGCCATTCTGACGCAGCTGCCCGGCGAAGACTGCTGCAAGGAATGGACCTGCAATCATCGGTCTGGTCAGCAGCCAG GAACGAACGCGACCGCCGTGTTCCCGGGCCCGTTGGCCTTGGACGCGTTCGATAGGCCGAGTAACAAGTCCGGCCAGAAAGACAGCGGCGTCGACGCCGGAAGCAACCACGGGCTGTTCCACTATCCGATGGACCCGGGCCACCCGACGATCCCGTACAACGGGCCCTACAACCCCGACTACAGGCCCACGCACCCCAGCGTCGAGGACGTGTTCCATTTGCACCAGCCGCAGGTGCCGGAAAAGCCGGCGAAAGAGAAGGCCAAGATGAAATCGGACGCGAAGAAGCCTGTGGAGCCGATCGTCAAGCCGGTCCCGCACAAGGACGACTATTTCCCGGGTCCGTTGGCGCCGGACAAGTTCCCGGACAAGTCGCCGCCGCTTCCATACCCCGTGGAGCCACCTGGCCACGCCCTGCCTCTGCCGGTGAATTCGAACAAATTGCCGAAAGCCGGGATTCCGACCGATCAGCCACAGTTCATTCCGTTGAGTCCGCACCAGAACGTAGGCCCGGGGTTCGCCTTCGTGCCCGCCATCGGCCAGAACGTGCCCCAGAACAGTCTGAACCCTCAACTGGACCCGACCGGGCCTCCGTATCGCGGCCCCGTTCTCCAGGACAGCTTGGACCCGAACGTGATCGTGCCTCTTAGCCCGAAGAAGAAGACCTCGGACCAAGAGAAAACCAAGGTCCCGCCGCAAGGTCTGCCCGGCAGGCCCAAGCAAGGCCAACGGAACCCCGAACAGGAGATCCTCCCCGAGGAGCTGTACCATCTGATCAATCTGCACCATCCGGGCCTGGTGCAGCTCGACCGCGGCCCGCCCGACGCCCACCCGGGTCTGTACGATATCCACCAGCAAATCGCAGGTCAGAAACAGTCGAACACCAATCAGATACAGCCCGGGTACTTCGCCGGGCCCGCCGCCGGCCCGAAGAAGCCCGCCAAGCCGCACGTGTACACGCAAACGAACGAAAACGGCGAGACCACCTACCATATCCACACGCCGGACATACCCAGCACGCCGCAGCAGATCGAGGAACTGCTAGCGCATATCGCTGAACACGATCCCAATCCTGGACCGTTCCAACACTATCCCGGACAGCCAGCCATACCTCATAACGGGCCGAGTGGCCCGCAGGCCACTCTGCCGGTTCACCTACCGCATTCGGGACTCACGCACTTGAATCACCCGTTCGCTGCACAATCGCCTAACCAGTCAG GTATGGATCACAATATCCCACCAGGTTTCCCATTACCTGGCGGCATTCCTGGATTTCCAGTTGCGTCTTCGTCGGACGAGGTCTCCGTGCAAATGCTCGAAGCTCTCGATGAAAAAACCGTTCGCCTCGTCTTCACTGTGCCGCAAGTTCTGGTGGGACTTCATGGTCGCGTCGAGCTACGATACACCAACGATAAAAC GAACAACGACGTCTCCACCTGGAAGTCTCAGGTGTTCGCGCCGCCGAACGATCTGATCGCGACACCCCAGCTAGAATTCGAGTTAGGCGACCTGAAGCCGTCGACGGACTACAAGGTGAAGATCACGGTGAAGCTGAAGGACCTGGCCAACAGTCCCACCAGCAAGATCTACACCGTGAGAACCCTCGAGAAACGAGCAGAGGTAGTGACCTTGCCGCCGCAAATTCCGATCGACGCCGAGCTGAAAGTCACCGAAACGAACTCCACCTGGATCAACGTGATGTGGAAGAAGTTCACCGAGTACGAGCTACAGTTCATCGACGGCGTTCAGCTGCGTTACAAGCAGCTAGATGGCAAGGTCTACTCTGGCACACCTTTGATCCACAGGGCGGTCACCAACTTCGTGATCGAGAACCTGAAGCCAGCCACGACGTACGAGGTCGGCATCTTCTTCGTGCCGTTCCCGGGACAACTAACGGAGCTCGTCAGCGAGCAGACG GTCCATGTGACGACATCGATGGAACCGGACCCGTACTCGTTCGAGGTCAGGGTGGAGATCAAGACGATCAAGTCGACGGACGTGGAGGTGACCTGGAGCGGTGTGCCCTATCCAGAAGACAAGTACGTGAACATCTACAGGGCGATCTACCAAAGCGACAGTGGCAAAGAGGATACTAGCACGTTCAAAATCGCCAAACGGGATTCGCATCCGAAGACGGTGATCAGCGACCTGAAGCCGGGGACCAGGTACCGATTGTGGCTCGAGGTGTATCTGACCAACGGCAGGATAAAGAAAAGCAACGTGCAGGACTTCGTTACCAAGCCTGGCGTCCTTTTACCTGCCACGATCTCTCAGCAAG CAGGGAAATTGGCTTCGGTGCCTCTCCACGAAGGCGATTATTATGGTCCGCTGGTGGTCGTGGCGATCGTCGCGTCCCTCGCGATCCTCTCGACCTTGATACTGCTCATGATGCTGATGAAAAGGCGGACCAGCAGCAAAGCCGACATATCCCCACGTAAAACCACATCCGCCTACGACAATCCTTCCTACAAG ACTTGTGAGGATCCCGTGGCGATGTCCAACGGTAGGAACAAGAACCTAGAGCACGAGATGGCCACCATCAACAACAGCACCGTCAAGGAGTCCGCTTGA